A genomic region of Deinococcus misasensis DSM 22328 contains the following coding sequences:
- the zwf gene encoding glucose-6-phosphate dehydrogenase, translating into MSNPFREGMRRRRTPDACVLVIFGVGDLTQRKLLPALYRLAMEGELNPNFSIVGVGRRDWSDEGFREFAEDSVKTSKETGEFDQQTWDGFEEGLFFVGGPFDQSETFRKLKEKLDEVARQRDTGGNVVFYLATPPSVFAPIAELLGEQGLQEEGSSFWRRLVIEKPFGVDLESARALNAHIHKTWEEHQIYRIDHYLGKETVQNLMAMRFGNVIFEPLWNRQYIEHIQITASEDLGMEGRGAYYEEAGIMRDMLQNHLMQMFSLVAMEPPANFDANAIRDEKVKVLKSITPIPKERVAEFAVRGQYGKGTLYGENVAGYREEKGVHPESVTPTYVALKLEVNNWRWQGVPFFLRTAKRLPKKVTEIAVVFKNPPSDIFPNKAERNVLAIRIQPDEGMSLKFNSKVPGQDNYLREVVMDFKYDAFGQLTTTPYGRLLLDSMLGDATLFPREDEVELAWQLVDGILEAWKAPAPEFPNYKAGTWGPDAADQLIGPNRRWRRL; encoded by the coding sequence ATGAGTAATCCATTTCGTGAAGGCATGCGCAGACGCAGAACCCCCGACGCCTGCGTGCTGGTGATTTTCGGTGTGGGCGATTTGACCCAGCGCAAACTGCTTCCTGCCCTGTACCGTCTGGCCATGGAAGGCGAACTGAACCCCAACTTCTCCATTGTGGGCGTGGGTCGCCGCGACTGGTCCGATGAGGGCTTCCGTGAATTCGCCGAAGACAGCGTGAAAACCAGCAAAGAAACCGGCGAGTTTGACCAGCAAACCTGGGACGGCTTTGAAGAAGGCCTGTTCTTTGTGGGTGGCCCTTTCGACCAGAGTGAAACCTTCAGAAAGCTGAAGGAAAAGCTGGACGAGGTGGCCCGCCAACGGGACACCGGTGGCAACGTGGTGTTTTACCTTGCCACCCCTCCCAGTGTGTTTGCCCCCATCGCTGAACTGCTGGGAGAGCAGGGTCTGCAAGAAGAAGGAAGCAGCTTCTGGCGCCGTCTGGTGATCGAAAAGCCTTTCGGTGTGGACCTCGAAAGCGCCCGTGCCCTGAACGCCCACATCCACAAGACCTGGGAAGAGCACCAGATTTACCGCATCGACCACTACCTCGGCAAAGAGACCGTGCAGAACCTGATGGCCATGCGTTTTGGCAACGTGATCTTCGAGCCCCTCTGGAACCGCCAGTACATCGAGCACATCCAGATCACCGCTTCTGAGGACCTCGGGATGGAAGGGCGCGGGGCTTACTACGAAGAAGCCGGAATCATGCGCGACATGCTGCAAAACCACCTGATGCAGATGTTCTCTCTGGTGGCGATGGAACCCCCCGCCAACTTTGATGCCAACGCCATCCGTGACGAAAAAGTGAAGGTGCTGAAAAGCATCACCCCCATTCCCAAAGAGCGCGTGGCCGAATTTGCCGTGCGTGGCCAGTACGGCAAAGGCACCCTGTACGGCGAAAATGTCGCAGGTTACCGCGAAGAAAAAGGGGTCCATCCAGAGTCCGTCACGCCCACCTACGTGGCCCTGAAGCTGGAAGTGAACAACTGGCGCTGGCAGGGAGTTCCTTTCTTCCTGCGCACCGCCAAACGCCTGCCCAAGAAAGTCACCGAGATTGCTGTGGTGTTCAAAAATCCCCCCTCAGACATCTTCCCCAACAAGGCAGAGCGCAATGTGCTGGCGATCCGCATCCAGCCCGATGAAGGCATGAGCCTGAAATTCAACTCCAAAGTGCCCGGTCAGGACAACTACCTGCGCGAAGTGGTGATGGATTTCAAATACGACGCCTTCGGACAGCTGACCACCACCCCTTATGGCCGCCTCCTGCTGGACAGCATGCTTGGCGATGCCACCCTGTTCCCCCGCGAAGACGAAGTGGAGTTGGCCTGGCAACTGGTGGACGGCATTCTGGAAGCCTGGAAAGCCCCTGCCCCAGAGTTCCCCAACTACAAAGCCGGAACCTGGGGACCAGACGCTGCCGACCAACTGATTGGTCCCAACCGCCGCTGGCGGAGACTGTGA
- the gnd gene encoding phosphogluconate dehydrogenase (NAD(+)-dependent, decarboxylating) encodes MKMGLIGLGKMGGNMATRLIRAGHEIVGFDLSEENRQKAAEQGAEVVTSLDDLIAALPERKVVWVMVPHGKPTESTLAGLLDRLSENDIVIDGGNSNYQDSIKRGETFREKGLFFLDAGTSGGIWGLEEGYCLMIGGDTEPVVHVSPIFAALAPNPKGWLHVGPTGSGHFVKMVHNGIEYGMMQAYAEGLELMRAKEEFGLNIANITELWRHGSVVRSWLLDLTAEYLKNDPELKDLSDYVSDSGEGRWTVIDSIQEGVPAPVITLSVQMRLRSQQDQSYAGKVLSAMRNAFGGHAVKKVSDE; translated from the coding sequence ATGAAAATGGGTTTGATTGGTTTGGGGAAAATGGGCGGAAACATGGCCACCCGCCTCATTCGTGCTGGACACGAAATTGTAGGATTTGACTTGAGCGAAGAAAACCGTCAGAAAGCTGCAGAACAGGGCGCAGAGGTGGTCACCTCTCTGGACGACCTGATTGCAGCCCTCCCAGAGCGCAAAGTGGTCTGGGTGATGGTGCCCCACGGCAAACCCACCGAAAGCACACTGGCGGGCTTGCTGGACAGGCTTTCTGAAAATGACATTGTGATTGATGGGGGCAACTCCAACTACCAGGACAGCATCAAACGCGGCGAAACCTTCAGGGAGAAAGGGCTGTTCTTTCTGGATGCCGGAACCTCTGGAGGGATCTGGGGTCTGGAAGAAGGGTACTGCCTGATGATCGGCGGAGACACCGAACCCGTGGTGCATGTCAGCCCGATTTTTGCCGCTCTGGCACCCAATCCCAAAGGTTGGCTACACGTCGGACCGACAGGCTCGGGGCATTTTGTCAAAATGGTCCACAACGGCATTGAGTACGGCATGATGCAAGCCTACGCCGAAGGTCTCGAACTGATGCGCGCCAAAGAAGAATTCGGGCTGAACATCGCCAACATCACAGAACTGTGGAGGCATGGCAGCGTGGTGAGAAGCTGGCTTCTGGACCTCACCGCCGAATACCTCAAGAACGACCCCGAGCTGAAAGACCTCTCTGATTATGTTTCCGACTCGGGAGAGGGCCGCTGGACGGTGATCGATTCCATTCAGGAAGGTGTTCCGGCACCAGTGATCACCCTCAGCGTGCAGATGCGCCTGCGCAGCCAGCAAGACCAGTCTTACGCTGGAAAAGTGCTGTCTGCAATGCGCAATGCCTTTGGCGGGCACGCAGTGAAAAAGGTGAGTGATGAGTAA
- a CDS encoding alpha/beta fold hydrolase translates to MRIPRLPKSLKSLLYLMGINHLYQLFHNTPLARKWFMPGKRVDVGGYKIHYHMTGPVQSTETPTVILEAGMGGSTPYWTAVAPIVAKFAPVVSYDRAGYGWSDNRTEVCSIECLVEELHTLLKEANIQPPYILVGHSFGGVVNRLFTQKYPDEVAGVILVDSATLWKGKKGFEKHNRKARVRNTLLKMGFPLWIAQLNLLHPMMLKPLKDIPWRTKLALFNMFFLRKSARTYLTELSIVADCVEAAEQESSLGEKPLIVIRHGKEVSDTAPEMLKETEKMMIEAQERLMKLSSNSRMMVAKKSGHQVIMDQPEVVVQAIREMQKFLLEGWTPPKPAKKAADSENTAVQTS, encoded by the coding sequence ATGCGGATCCCACGACTCCCGAAATCACTGAAATCATTGCTGTACCTGATGGGCATCAACCACCTTTACCAGCTTTTTCACAACACACCTCTGGCCCGCAAATGGTTCATGCCCGGCAAGCGTGTGGATGTGGGTGGGTACAAGATCCACTACCACATGACCGGACCAGTCCAGAGCACCGAGACCCCCACCGTGATTCTGGAAGCCGGAATGGGCGGCAGCACCCCTTACTGGACCGCAGTGGCTCCGATTGTGGCCAAATTTGCCCCTGTGGTCAGTTATGACCGTGCAGGATACGGCTGGAGCGACAACCGCACCGAGGTTTGCTCCATCGAGTGCCTCGTGGAAGAACTGCACACTTTATTAAAAGAAGCCAACATCCAGCCACCTTACATTCTGGTGGGTCACTCGTTTGGAGGGGTGGTCAACCGCCTGTTCACCCAGAAGTACCCCGATGAAGTGGCCGGAGTGATTCTGGTGGATTCTGCCACCCTCTGGAAGGGCAAAAAAGGCTTCGAGAAACACAACCGCAAAGCCAGAGTCCGCAACACCCTGTTGAAAATGGGCTTCCCGCTCTGGATTGCCCAGCTCAATTTACTGCACCCCATGATGCTCAAACCCCTCAAGGACATTCCATGGCGCACCAAACTGGCCCTTTTCAACATGTTCTTTCTGCGCAAATCGGCCCGCACCTACCTGACCGAGCTTTCCATCGTTGCAGATTGCGTGGAGGCGGCAGAACAGGAGAGCAGCCTCGGGGAAAAACCTTTGATCGTGATCCGTCATGGAAAAGAGGTTTCGGACACCGCCCCCGAGATGCTCAAAGAAACCGAAAAAATGATGATTGAGGCCCAGGAAAGACTCATGAAACTGTCCAGCAATTCTCGCATGATGGTGGCGAAAAAGAGTGGGCATCAGGTGATCATGGACCAGCCTGAAGTGGTGGTGCAGGCCATCCGTGAAATGCAGAAATTCCTGCTGGAAGGCTGGACCCCTCCCAAGCCCGCCAAAAAAGCTGCTGATTCAGAAAACACTGCTGTGCAGACCTCTTGA
- a CDS encoding antibiotic biosynthesis monooxygenase has product MQEGAVTFSVSRLVKPDRIPDFEAWVNAFGKIAQKYPGHLGLNVIRPVDGSAPEYTMIVRFDSYDNFKNWQESPERQEWLDRSEPLLQGEPRVNIIPGLEYWFTPATAPILKTPPQHKQVVAVMLGLFPLSLAMSYISPHWFSGMPFLVRQFFSSVIVVVLMTYVVMPNINKWLRVWLTR; this is encoded by the coding sequence ATGCAAGAGGGCGCAGTGACCTTTTCCGTATCCAGACTTGTCAAACCAGACCGCATTCCAGACTTTGAAGCGTGGGTCAATGCTTTTGGCAAGATCGCCCAGAAGTATCCAGGACACCTCGGGTTGAATGTGATTCGCCCTGTGGATGGATCTGCCCCCGAGTACACCATGATCGTGCGCTTTGACTCGTACGACAACTTCAAGAACTGGCAGGAGTCCCCTGAACGCCAGGAGTGGTTGGACCGTTCAGAGCCTTTGTTGCAAGGCGAGCCCAGGGTCAACATCATTCCGGGTTTGGAGTACTGGTTCACCCCGGCAACCGCGCCCATCCTCAAAACTCCACCCCAACACAAACAGGTGGTGGCAGTCATGCTGGGTCTGTTTCCCCTCAGTCTGGCCATGTCGTACATCTCACCCCATTGGTTCTCTGGAATGCCTTTTCTGGTGAGACAGTTTTTCAGTTCGGTGATTGTGGTGGTCCTGATGACCTATGTGGTGATGCCCAACATCAACAAATGGTTGAGGGTGTGGCTCACCCGCTGA
- the rpsL gene encoding 30S ribosomal protein S12: protein MPTVNQLLRKGRAVLKKKSKVPALKSSPFRRGVCTVVKTTTPKKPNSALRKIARVRLTSGFEVTAYIPGEGHNLQEHSVVLIRGGRVKDLPGVRYHIVRGSLDTAGVKDRKQSRSKYGAKRPKPGQAAAAGKKK, encoded by the coding sequence CTGCCAACCGTTAACCAACTTCTCCGCAAAGGTCGCGCTGTTCTGAAGAAGAAAAGCAAAGTGCCTGCGCTGAAAAGCAGCCCCTTCCGCCGTGGTGTGTGCACCGTTGTGAAAACCACCACCCCCAAAAAGCCCAACTCCGCTCTGCGTAAGATTGCCCGTGTGCGTCTGACCAGCGGCTTCGAAGTCACTGCTTACATCCCCGGTGAAGGCCACAACCTGCAAGAGCACTCCGTGGTTCTGATCCGCGGCGGACGTGTAAAAGACTTGCCAGGTGTGCGTTACCACATCGTCCGTGGTTCCTTGGACACCGCAGGTGTGAAAGACCGTAAGCAGAGCCGTTCCAAATACGGCGCGAAGCGTCCCAAGCCCGGCCAAGCCGCCGCCGCTGGGAAGAAGAAGTAA
- the rpsG gene encoding 30S ribosomal protein S7, which translates to MARRRRAEVREVQPDLVYQSTLVSSMINKLMRDGKKNLASRIFYGACRLIQERTGQEPLKVFMQAYDNVKPRVEVRSRRVGGSTYQVPVEVSARRAQSLAIRWMILASDSRPERTAIERVAGEILDAAQGRGGAIKKKDDVERMAEANRAYAHYRW; encoded by the coding sequence ATGGCAAGACGTCGTAGAGCAGAAGTACGCGAAGTACAACCCGATCTGGTGTACCAGAGCACTCTGGTGAGCTCCATGATCAACAAACTCATGCGTGATGGCAAAAAGAACCTGGCAAGCCGTATTTTCTACGGAGCCTGCCGTCTGATCCAAGAGCGCACCGGCCAAGAGCCCCTGAAGGTTTTCATGCAGGCTTATGACAATGTCAAGCCCCGCGTGGAAGTCCGCTCCCGCCGCGTCGGCGGATCCACCTACCAGGTGCCCGTCGAAGTGAGCGCCCGTCGCGCCCAGAGCCTGGCCATCCGCTGGATGATCCTCGCCAGCGACAGCCGTCCTGAGCGCACCGCCATTGAGCGCGTTGCCGGAGAAATCCTGGACGCTGCACAGGGCCGTGGTGGCGCCATCAAGAAGAAAGACGACGTGGAGCGCATGGCCGAAGCCAACCGCGCTTACGCCCACTACAGGTGGTAA
- the fusA gene encoding elongation factor G — protein sequence MANEYLNDFRNIGIAAHIDAGKTTTTERILYYTGRTHNIGEVHDGAATMDWMAQERERGITITAAATTAHWERFGKDYTVNIIDTPGHVDFTIEVERSMRVLDGAVAVFDSSQGVEPQSETVWRQADRYGVPRIAFANKMDKTGASFELVIKDIRERLGAIPAPVQYPMGEESDFKGIIDLVRQRAYTYTNDLGTDIQEHDIPEQFLGKVEEMRAQLIEAAAEVDEDVMNKYLEGEEPTVEELVAALRRGTIAQKIFPVLCGSALKNKGVQLLLDAVIDYLPSPLEVPAIKGTTDDGGTKAFPADDKGELAALAFKIMSDPYVGRLTFVRIYSGTMKSGSYVQNTTKGKRERVGRLLKMHANQREEVQELKAGELGAVIGLKDAGTGNTLIGEDDDFVALESIEIPDPVITLAIEPKTKADQERMGIGLSKLAEEDPTFRVATDPESGQTTIAGMGELHLEILVDRLKREHKVDANVGAPQVAYRETITKPVDVEGKFVRQSGGRGQYGHVKIKAEPLPPGTGFQFENGVVGGTVPKEYIGPAQKGIEEAMQSGPLLGMPVVDMKVTIYDGSYHEVDSSEMAFKIAGSMALKEAVQKGAPAILEPVMRVEVTVPDEYMGDIIGDLNSRRGQIQGMEARGNAQIVKAFVPLSEMFGYATDMRSMTQGRASYSMFFDHYATTPTNIVNQLIKK from the coding sequence ATGGCTAACGAATACCTGAACGATTTCCGCAACATCGGAATTGCCGCGCACATCGACGCTGGTAAAACCACCACCACCGAGCGCATCCTGTACTACACCGGCCGCACCCACAACATCGGTGAAGTGCACGACGGTGCTGCAACCATGGACTGGATGGCCCAAGAGCGCGAGCGTGGCATCACCATCACCGCTGCTGCCACCACTGCCCACTGGGAGCGTTTCGGCAAGGACTACACCGTCAACATCATTGACACCCCCGGCCACGTGGACTTCACCATCGAAGTGGAGCGTTCCATGCGCGTGCTGGACGGTGCAGTTGCCGTGTTCGACTCCAGCCAAGGCGTGGAGCCCCAGTCTGAAACCGTCTGGCGTCAGGCCGACCGTTACGGGGTTCCCCGCATCGCGTTCGCCAACAAGATGGACAAGACCGGAGCCAGCTTTGAACTGGTGATCAAAGACATCAGAGAGCGTCTTGGAGCCATTCCTGCACCCGTTCAGTACCCCATGGGTGAAGAGAGCGACTTCAAAGGCATCATTGATCTGGTTCGCCAGCGTGCTTACACCTACACCAACGACCTCGGAACCGACATTCAGGAGCATGACATTCCTGAGCAGTTCCTTGGCAAAGTGGAAGAGATGCGCGCCCAGCTGATCGAAGCTGCCGCCGAAGTCGACGAAGACGTGATGAACAAGTACCTCGAAGGGGAAGAACCCACCGTCGAGGAACTGGTCGCTGCCCTGCGCAGAGGCACCATCGCCCAGAAAATCTTCCCTGTGCTCTGCGGAAGCGCCCTGAAAAACAAAGGTGTGCAACTTCTGCTGGACGCCGTGATCGATTATCTGCCCAGCCCCCTCGAAGTGCCTGCCATCAAAGGCACCACCGACGACGGCGGAACCAAAGCGTTCCCCGCCGACGACAAGGGCGAACTGGCTGCTCTGGCGTTCAAAATCATGTCCGACCCCTACGTGGGCCGTCTGACCTTCGTGCGCATCTACTCGGGCACCATGAAGTCCGGTTCTTACGTGCAGAACACCACCAAAGGCAAGCGCGAGCGTGTCGGTCGTCTGCTGAAGATGCACGCCAACCAGCGTGAAGAAGTTCAAGAGCTCAAAGCTGGAGAACTCGGAGCCGTCATCGGTCTGAAAGACGCCGGAACCGGCAACACCCTGATCGGTGAAGACGACGATTTCGTGGCTCTGGAAAGCATCGAAATTCCAGATCCCGTGATCACCCTGGCCATCGAGCCCAAAACCAAGGCCGACCAGGAGCGCATGGGCATTGGTCTCTCCAAACTCGCCGAAGAAGACCCCACCTTCCGCGTGGCCACCGACCCCGAGAGCGGTCAGACCACCATCGCCGGAATGGGTGAGCTTCACCTCGAGATTCTGGTGGACCGTCTGAAGCGTGAACACAAAGTGGACGCCAACGTGGGTGCTCCTCAAGTGGCTTACCGTGAAACCATCACCAAACCCGTTGACGTCGAAGGCAAATTCGTGCGTCAGTCCGGTGGTCGTGGTCAGTACGGTCACGTCAAGATCAAGGCCGAGCCCCTCCCCCCCGGCACTGGCTTCCAGTTCGAAAACGGTGTGGTGGGCGGAACCGTGCCCAAAGAGTACATCGGCCCAGCCCAGAAGGGCATCGAAGAAGCCATGCAGTCCGGTCCCCTCCTTGGCATGCCCGTGGTGGACATGAAAGTGACCATCTACGACGGAAGCTACCACGAAGTGGACTCCAGCGAAATGGCCTTTAAGATTGCAGGATCCATGGCCCTCAAAGAGGCCGTCCAGAAAGGTGCACCTGCCATTCTGGAGCCCGTCATGCGCGTAGAAGTGACCGTGCCTGACGAGTACATGGGTGACATCATCGGCGACCTGAACAGCCGCCGTGGCCAGATCCAGGGCATGGAAGCCCGTGGCAACGCACAAATCGTGAAGGCCTTCGTGCCCCTCTCTGAAATGTTCGGTTACGCCACCGACATGCGTTCCATGACCCAGGGACGTGCTTCTTACAGCATGTTCTTCGATCACTACGCCACCACCCCCACCAACATCGTCAACCAGCTCATCAAGAAGTAA
- the fusA gene encoding elongation factor G: protein MTLHQENIRKLRNIGIAAHIDAGKTTTTERILFLTGMTHRLGNVDDGNTTTDHLPEEKARGITIAAAAIETSWERSGETFKLNIIDTPGHVDFTIEVERSMRVLDGAVAVLDASQGVEPQSETIWRQAERYGVARIVFINKMDKVGADFQRVLQDMQEKLGVLPLPVQQPLFDGTDFVGVVDVLEQQACHFDGLQVLPAQLPEWAQDARQSLIEALAEVHEGIMEAYLLGLDVQTDVMRQAIREVTLQQKAFPVLCGSALKGKGMPMLLDAIVDFLPAPEDRVLPENVPLDALSALAFKVVTDRFGKLTFVRVYSGTLKAGEHVWNASTETRERINRLVKLQAHQEIEVQALQAGEIGAIRGLRYTLTGQTLTDETTPHLLETLHVPDPVITVALETAHPQEQDRLSAALLRITQEDPTLHVGTDQNTGRLTLSGMGELHLEVTLERLIRETGLEIRTTAPQVAYRETFQQAIELAYTHKKQTGGKGQYAHVVLHLQPLPEGSGVVFENQTVGGSIPRMFIPAIEKGARQALGAGLQGFPVTDLKITVLDGKIHSTDSNEASFTTAGHDALKEAMQKAQTVVMEPIMRLEIAVPVGFTGDVLSDVQARRGVVQGLSSAGNLQRIEALVPLSELFQYTTRLRSLTQGRGQASMTLGHYRACAVPG from the coding sequence ATGACCCTTCATCAAGAAAACATCCGCAAACTTCGCAACATTGGCATTGCTGCGCACATCGATGCAGGCAAAACCACCACCACCGAACGCATTCTGTTCCTCACTGGCATGACCCACCGCTTGGGCAATGTCGATGATGGGAACACCACCACAGACCATTTGCCTGAAGAAAAAGCCAGAGGCATCACCATTGCTGCTGCGGCCATTGAGACTTCATGGGAACGCTCAGGAGAGACCTTCAAGCTGAACATCATCGACACGCCCGGTCACGTGGATTTCACCATCGAGGTGGAGCGCTCCATGCGTGTGCTGGACGGTGCTGTTGCGGTGCTTGATGCCTCTCAGGGTGTGGAGCCGCAATCGGAAACCATCTGGCGTCAGGCTGAGCGTTATGGTGTGGCCCGCATCGTGTTCATCAACAAAATGGACAAGGTGGGTGCAGACTTCCAGAGGGTGCTGCAAGACATGCAAGAGAAGCTCGGGGTTCTGCCGTTGCCTGTTCAGCAACCCCTCTTTGATGGAACGGATTTTGTGGGTGTGGTGGATGTGCTGGAACAACAGGCATGCCATTTTGATGGATTGCAGGTTTTGCCAGCCCAGTTGCCTGAATGGGCGCAAGATGCCCGCCAGAGCCTGATCGAAGCCCTTGCAGAAGTGCACGAAGGCATCATGGAGGCATATTTGCTGGGTCTGGACGTGCAGACCGATGTGATGAGACAGGCCATCCGCGAAGTGACTTTGCAACAAAAGGCTTTTCCTGTGCTGTGTGGAAGTGCCCTGAAAGGCAAAGGCATGCCCATGTTGCTGGATGCCATTGTGGACTTCTTGCCTGCCCCAGAGGACCGTGTGCTGCCTGAAAATGTGCCTCTGGACGCCCTGAGTGCTCTGGCCTTCAAAGTGGTGACCGACAGGTTCGGGAAACTGACTTTTGTGCGGGTCTATTCAGGAACCCTCAAAGCAGGAGAACACGTCTGGAATGCCAGCACCGAAACCCGCGAGCGCATCAACCGTCTGGTGAAACTGCAAGCCCATCAGGAAATCGAGGTGCAAGCATTGCAAGCCGGAGAGATTGGGGCCATCCGGGGTCTCAGGTACACCCTGACCGGACAAACCCTGACCGATGAAACCACCCCTCACCTGCTGGAAACCCTGCACGTTCCTGATCCGGTGATCACAGTTGCTCTGGAAACCGCCCATCCTCAAGAGCAAGACAGGCTCTCTGCAGCCCTCCTCAGGATCACACAGGAAGACCCCACCTTGCATGTGGGAACCGACCAGAACACGGGAAGGTTGACCCTCTCTGGCATGGGCGAATTGCACCTTGAGGTGACTCTGGAACGTTTGATCCGTGAAACCGGGCTTGAGATTCGCACCACTGCCCCGCAAGTGGCTTACCGTGAAACCTTCCAGCAGGCCATTGAACTGGCTTACACCCACAAGAAGCAAACAGGAGGAAAAGGGCAGTACGCCCATGTGGTGCTCCACCTGCAACCTCTGCCAGAGGGATCGGGTGTGGTGTTCGAAAACCAGACGGTGGGAGGCAGCATTCCCAGAATGTTCATTCCAGCCATCGAGAAAGGGGCAAGACAGGCTCTGGGAGCAGGATTGCAAGGCTTCCCTGTGACCGACCTCAAAATCACCGTGCTGGATGGCAAGATCCACAGCACCGATTCCAATGAAGCCAGTTTCACCACTGCAGGTCACGATGCCCTCAAAGAGGCCATGCAGAAAGCCCAAACCGTGGTCATGGAACCGATCATGCGTCTGGAAATTGCGGTTCCTGTGGGGTTCACAGGCGATGTGCTTTCAGATGTGCAGGCCAGAAGGGGAGTGGTGCAGGGTCTTTCTTCTGCAGGCAACCTGCAACGCATTGAAGCTCTGGTGCCCCTGTCTGAACTGTTCCAGTACACCACCCGTTTGAGGTCCCTGACACAGGGGCGTGGACAGGCCAGCATGACCCTCGGGCATTACCGTGCTTGTGCGGTTCCCGGCTGA
- a CDS encoding HD-GYP domain-containing protein encodes MFKRRVLSVQCVLWGMVSLLTGWVLIHLLTSWGIPGQLLWALFVNAGLLLLARPAAMPTAQRDLCEAAVQGWARALQMGNPAALEHSQRTMLLAEWLGRELHLNETDLQYLRWGALLHDIGKLAIPQNILCKPMHLSEEEFQVMQKHTEYGLTWMETLEFLGPAREVIHCHHEKWDGSGYPLKLKHKDIPYLARVFTLVDVYDALTSHRPYRAALPHDEALRIIQERVGSHFDPEIAGVFLSKINEQNKIARACDPGPC; translated from the coding sequence GTGTTCAAGCGACGTGTGCTTTCAGTGCAATGTGTGTTGTGGGGAATGGTCAGCCTTTTGACAGGCTGGGTGTTGATCCACCTTCTGACTTCGTGGGGGATCCCGGGACAACTCCTGTGGGCCCTGTTCGTGAATGCAGGATTGCTGCTGCTTGCCCGGCCTGCGGCCATGCCCACCGCCCAGAGGGACCTCTGTGAAGCTGCTGTGCAGGGCTGGGCCAGAGCCCTGCAGATGGGAAATCCTGCAGCCCTTGAACACAGCCAGCGCACCATGCTGCTTGCAGAATGGCTCGGGCGTGAACTGCACCTCAATGAAACCGACCTGCAATACTTGCGCTGGGGAGCCCTGCTGCACGACATTGGCAAACTCGCCATTCCACAGAACATCCTCTGCAAACCCATGCACCTTTCCGAAGAAGAATTCCAGGTGATGCAAAAACACACCGAGTATGGCTTGACCTGGATGGAAACATTGGAGTTTTTGGGACCTGCCCGAGAAGTGATCCATTGCCACCACGAAAAGTGGGATGGCAGCGGCTATCCCCTGAAACTCAAACACAAAGACATCCCTTACCTTGCCCGGGTGTTCACTCTGGTGGACGTTTACGATGCTTTGACCAGCCACCGTCCTTACCGGGCCGCTTTGCCCCACGATGAAGCCCTCCGCATCATTCAGGAAAGGGTGGGCAGCCACTTTGATCCAGAGATTGCAGGTGTCTTTCTGAGCAAAATAAATGAGCAGAATAAAATTGCACGGGCCTGCGATCCAGGCCCGTGCTGA
- a CDS encoding response regulator, producing the protein MNTSNPKVLVIEDDGTVRRMLVRFLKLNDYVVKDATDFQEAVETIAEDQCFDVILLDVNFPGGGGLELLPHLKSHCAAASVIVVSATEDLDVVRRLMEEGAADFVPKPFDVTQLLEHIERHLKPAETTP; encoded by the coding sequence GTGAACACCTCAAATCCCAAAGTTTTGGTCATTGAAGACGATGGCACCGTGCGCCGGATGCTGGTGCGTTTTTTGAAACTCAACGATTATGTGGTCAAAGATGCCACCGATTTTCAGGAGGCTGTGGAAACCATTGCAGAAGACCAGTGTTTTGATGTGATCCTGCTGGATGTGAATTTTCCAGGTGGAGGTGGCCTGGAATTGCTGCCTCACCTGAAAAGCCATTGTGCGGCTGCCAGTGTGATCGTGGTGTCGGCCACCGAAGACCTCGATGTGGTGCGCCGGTTGATGGAAGAAGGGGCTGCAGATTTCGTTCCCAAACCTTTTGATGTCACCCAACTGCTTGAGCACATTGAGCGACATCTGAAACCTGCAGAAACCACCCCTTAA